A window of Hordeum vulgare subsp. vulgare chromosome 5H, MorexV3_pseudomolecules_assembly, whole genome shotgun sequence genomic DNA:
CTATCCATATATATCCATTCAAAAAACAACATAAAAAAGGTGGGCGAAATTTTACCTTGAGGGCATTTCATCGAATACATTGTGCGCATCGGCCGCCGACGCAGCAAGCgagctcgccggcgcttcggTCGCCGCCGCATCCTTCGCATGCCCTGCAAGTCTCTTCTTCGGTTGTCTAGAGGAGCCAtctgccgccttgttcttcttctcggaCACCTTGCCCTTCTTCGCCATCGTTGCATTTGGGAGCTTCCAGAAGGGGGCACATGGCTTCACGGGGGCACCGGCGTGACGCCACCCGCTACCGAGGTCGTCCGTGACGCCATGAAGCCACGGAAACACAAGATCAGCAGGAAGTGGTGGTTGAGTTAGATCCACCATAGAGGGCAACCATGGCAAAGAAATATCAGCAGTTTGGCAGTTCTTTGAGGACGTTAAAGTTCTGTcaaagaaaaggaaagatgatATTGAAATAAAAGGGAAGTGCATGGCATGTGGAAACCTATTTGCAAAGACAGACAGTGCCACTACCTCTCACTCGATGAGACACTTGACTACATGTGATCTTGAtagttgtgatctgcgttgggttttccgtgaagaagaacgggtgatgcatcacaatatatgtaagtattttcctcaataGAGAACcagggtttatcaaaccaataggagtaacaaccaactcTCATCTTCCATGGAACGATTTATTGTTGTTTAGGCAAGTGATTTGGCCCATGGCTTAATTGATGTTTTGGCAAGTGATTTAGCATGTATGGTTGTGCATGTTTTTTTTCATgaaatgatatactacttcttttCTATGGTAATACATGTCTCATTGATATCATAAAAAAGAAAATATCAGTCATGTAAAGACCAACATGACAAAACTGAAAAGATACACGGTGAATTTAAAAAAATGCATAGTGAATATTTGAAAATGTACAAAAATGCATAGTGAATATACTAAAAtgtacaaacacgacgacgacgggCGAGGGGCGGCGACGGGCGACGACGTGCACGAGGTGGCGCGGGCTCCGAGCGGTGACGACcgatgacgacgggctcggggtggcacgggcgacgacgatgacatgCTCGGGGAGGAGGCACGGGccagcggcgacggcgacggcctcggggcgacgacgatgggctcagggcgacggcgacgacgggctGGGGGCGGCGGATAGGACGGGCTCgggacgacggcgatgggctcggggcggcgacgacgatgggctcggggcagCGACGACGGCCTCGGGGGCGACGGTTAGGACGGGCTCGAGGGCGGCGGTtaggacgggctcggggtggtGCGGGCAACGAGGACGACGGGCTCAAGGTGGAGGCGCGGGccggcggcgacgggctcggggcgacgacgatgatgggctcggggcaacggcgacgggctcggggcggcgactaCAATGGGCTTGGGGCAACGacaacgggctcgggggcggcggttaggacgggctcgggagcgacggcgacgacgaggagagaTTGGAGGAAATGGGAGAGAttgggggaaatttcgacaaGTCTCGCCATATATGCGAacacttttggtcccggttggtggcaccaactagGACCAATgccaccctttcgtcccggttggagctgccaaccgggactaaaggtcttttCGGGGCGGAAAGAagagatctttagtcccggttggtggttccaaccgggacgaaagggtggtatttgtcccacctcgccaagcgaagggcgCCCGGacctgtttataagccccgtcacaGCTGCAACattgagctcctctctaaagcatgcATGTGGGCCTAAAAGTGAAAATAGATGctaatttaaagacaaaattgaACCTGTATTCAAAGTgcctaactagcactttgaatttaggttcaattttctctataaattcacaTTTATTTTTTAGTTGCAtaatttttatataattttaatgtcaaaaatactagaggtttatacttTGATAATTCCAATTGcataaattttatataattttagtgtcaaaaatactagaggtttataaaagctttttagttgattctttttgttattAGAGTATTGTAAAagcttttagttgattctttttgctactggagaatattatagttttgtttttgttgatcaTAACAAAATATTTGAAttgattatttttagttcatACTTTTTGCTACTAGAGTTTCATAAAAAAATTCTAGTTCATTCTTTAAGCTAAatggccctgaaattgaaaagcactacaaatgaacgctgaaaaggttgaaaagttggcatggtatcatcatttcacctacatagcatgtgataaaacgttgagagggttacggcaaaaactggatgcacttcgtgtacaaatcggacaatttcTTTTTAAATATCacgacgaaaactcatgtgttacaaagggatttcattttttgaacttatttgatctatAGACTTTGTGTGTGTACAAAATgcgtcattcaaagccacatcatcaattttcaacaattttgacttcgtttggtatttttcatgcatttactgatttttttttttAGTTAAATGACaatgaaattgagaagcactacaaatgaactcttaaaagattgaaagttggcatgatttcatcatttcacccacatagcatgtgctaaaaagttgagagggttacggcaaaaactggatgcacttcgtgtacaaaacggacaatatctttcaaagtatcatggtttttcatacaaaaactcatctgtgacaaaaggcatttcatttcttcGATTGTGTTCTTTTCTTATtacgccgtaaccatggacaatcttcatccTTTAACAGGGTGATTGGGTCAACCTTGACTTTGAATGGAGGAATTTGATGAAACTTTccataatcttcagacatgtttgtcttgccctccaatcccatgatgtctctttttcctgaaagaactatgtggcgttttggctcatcgtataATGTATTCGCttctttatcttttctttttctcggtttggtagacatgttcttcacatagaaaacatgtgccacatcattggctaggacgaatggttcgtctgtgtaccaaagattgttcagatccaatgTTGTCATTTCGTACTGTGGGTCTGTCTGTACCCCGCCTCATAGGTGACAAAAACGTCTCATAAGTaaatgacatggcacataataaaaaaagaaagagaatgaAATCGTATGAATTTGAATCAACGGTTCAGGCACAAGCTCCAAGGCAAGCATGGTCATTTTTTTAACATTTAGTGGACTCATTTAATTATTTTATATACGGTTAACATACACTCCATTGGAGAGCTTGTATGATATGCTATTGGCTGCTCACATGGACACTTATACCAATTATTAAACATACAGACTCTTAAAGATGCTCTTAATTAAGAAAGAGAATGAGGTTATATCTTAAATAACATATAAACCTTGCACATGATCATAGGCAAAAAATATTCTAGCCCAATCATATACATGCATTATCTCAAATTATTAAACTtaaatataactcataaaaataaaGCATTGACATATTTATATTTTAAATTGTTAATACTTCTAAAATAACGTGATAAAAGACGGAGCCTTATTGCCCAGCCACTCAGATGCATGTGACTGGCTGCCGGCTGCAGCCCCGCTTCAAAAGAACACGTACATGTTGGACAAGGAGAGATTTTTTTTTTCACGCAATGGGGCAGGGAGAATGATAAATGTCGTAATAAATTATATTTAAATAGTTAAATTAATGATCTAAAACTACGCGTATGTCCTATATatttggacggagggagtaatgacATGTTGGACAAGGAAAGATTAAGCCatataagggcatctccaacagtttgttggttagcttgttggtaaaatatgccatgtcatcagccaacaccttaacatacaactactccaatgggttgtatctagtttgtccaataagatgtgaggtaataaataaggtgctttctcattctacattggagcttgtgcaagggtgttggttaatttacatacaaccttgttctctttcctcatttattgcaatgacacatcatcaaaaatcctatgtgtcaaaattaccaacaactatcttacaaccattgAAGATGCCCTAAAAGAAGTAGTACACCGGATAGTAGAATGATAAATGCCGTGACAATGTGAACGACCAGGACGAGCCATGCATTAATTCATGCACCAGATAGATTCACCTCTCGTGCAGCATATACTTCCTTTATTTTACAAAATGTAGTACGTCTGCATTTCTTGATATTTAAATTTGACCATACGTTAATCCCGATTGTAGTGGGATCAAAAATTATATGactgattttttttttttgcgatgaATTATATGACTGAATTGGTATGGAAAAATTTCAATATGAATTCGGTGGTATAAAATTTGCTCCCCTCGTAATCTATCTTGGACCCGGCTACAGAGCGGCGCCGCAGCCGGGCGTTGCCGTACGGCGGCTTTTATACTAATATGCATGCATGTCGCTGTTAAAAAGGCTGATTCAACACACCAGATGCGGCGCCTCCCATGCACATGCACCTAAAAATAGACGCAAAGATTCTCTTCAATGCTTGAAATTTAAAGTGTTTTATCTttaaaaccgttaattcaattgatgatctgttttcaccgttggctttgtcgcgacaagatcttcaaaactagatcccatgtcaacATGTTTCGACAAACCTTTTTTTTCTTCCGTAATTGCCACATTGTTCCAATCACTTGCTATATTATTAACCACCTACTTgcccaataaaaataacttaattacCATATTTTCTGATGTCGTTTCGTGTAAAGATTATCAATGCTTACAAATGCAGTCTTCAAAATGTTTTGATGTGCTTGTCATTTTTATTTTACTAAGTTGTCATGTGGTCTCACAAAGGTTGTAGGTGCTTATAAAATCGCAGTTGCCACATATATTTTTTATGCTTTTCATTTTAATCGTACCTCGTTATCATATTGCCTCATACAACTTGTGAGTCATTGTAAAAAAAAAGTTGTCACGGTGTTTGCTGTATTTATCTGTTGAATTTTATCCTCGATTGTTATGTTGTGTCGTAATAAAAGGACAATTGCATAGTTATAACTAGCAAAGAACAACAAATCATTTTTGACAATCACTTATAATAAAAATGACAATTCAAGATAGTTAAACTGACAAGTACACCTATGACATTGTTTCAAAAAAGCTATCTTTGATATGCATGCAGATTGAGAGATGATAGTAAAAAAAATGATGCCCGTTTACAAATGCAGCTAGCAAATGCGAGTAAGCGAGTAGCAAAGTAAAATAAGCATACTGTAGTGCAGCACTGTAATGATTAGCACAAACAGTATAGCTCCACACCGACATGTGCAAAAATATGACAAGGAGACACCATATGCAAATGTGACTTTGCGCCTCTGCCAATATGTACTGTGCACGTCAGCCCGCCGCACAGCAAGGACGCGATGCGGCGCCTTTACTTAGATTTTTCCATCTATCTTATTGTTTACATGTATGATCAAACTGAACGCACTGTATGAACTTGGAAAAAATGGTGTTTTTTTGTAGGATCAAGAATCCAATGAGATTGTCCCCTGTTTGGGCGGAGACGCCCAGGTAACGCAGCATGGGTAATTTACAAGGAcgcaggcataaaataaaaaggataagacGGGCATGCATGATGCATGTCAGGAGAGGCACAGTGTCTGGGCCAAACCAAAAGGACAGAGAGAGGCAAAAGCTAGTGCGACGCATGTGATACCATGTGAAAAAGAGGAGACAGGGAGAGCCACTGACACCCCCCCTCTTTTCGATctgctctccctctcctctcctctcgccGGAGCCCTACAGATATCCACACACTCTTCTTCCGATGAGGCCGCCGGAACCCTAGATAGGCACACACACTCTTCTTCGGCCATGAGGCCGTCGGAACCCTAGATATCCACACTCTTCTTGGGCCATGAGGCCGCCGGACATGTATGACCCCGGCGGCAGCTCTTCGTCGTCCCGGCCGCACGGCAAGCAGGAGCTGCAGCCGGAGCCGGAGGAGGCCGCAGAGGGCGCTCCTCGGCCGACCGCTACGCCTTGCGCACGAGCAAAGCAGAGGGGGTACGGCCTGAATATGGAGGAGCGCGACGTGTCCACGAGCAAAGCGCACCGCAGCGAGCTCAAGTCGTTGCTCGCGGCTCGGGGCTGCGCCTTCTCCCTCCCGCAGCTCCTCGTCGGCGGCCCTGACGATGTCAGGAAGCTTCACCAGACAGGCGGGCTGCGGCCCCTCCTCGACGGCGCCCCGAAGCCGTGCCGCGCCTTGGTCTGCGAAACCCACAGGAGGGTCGGCTCCGAGCCCTGCAGGGAGTGCCGCAACAAGATGCTGGATCATGGCATAACCATTGTTGAGCAAGAGGAAGACCACAGGAGGCTTGTCCTTTCTTATCCAACCCAAGGTACGTAACACCTCTTGGTTTCTCTCCTTCCTATCCCTCTAGTCTGTCTagtaaataaaaaggaaaaaaaaaagaaacttgGGCCACTCCCGTTCGCATTGTTGGGAACGACCCGTTCGCACGATCCACTCCCGAGCAGGGCGCACAACAGCGCGACGCATACGCAAACGACAGCGCACCTAGGGCCCAGGGGACTATGGCCTGTTTGGAAttataatagattataataatctggattatcaatatagattatataatctgatttataaaaataatctaggtgaacatgtttgaaggtcagattatataaactgtaatctatGTTTTACATTGTATAATGACATGTCTTATATTATATAAACCAGACATGTTTGGGGATCAGATTATATAAATCAATTTTAGACCGGAAAACCAAAAACAAACGCCGATAAAGATGACAGAGAGAAAAATACCGATGAAAGGACTAGGAGAAAGACTTTGTAGGCCAGCTGATCAATATGACCGACGGATTAACCCTAGATACGAACCATCGTTTCCTGCGGTAGTGTGTGTGGACTCATGGCAACATGGTGCATGCTTTGGTAGCGGATGTCTGACGCATCTGTGACATCCATCGACGGCGATTGTTTCCGGCGTTTTCTCTCCTACTTTTTTTCCCTCTTTATGTAGGCCGATTTGTTCAGCATCGATGCTTAACTTTGCTTGCCATCACTAAATAATCAAACATATATGTAGAGGCCAGggattgatctatctttataaaaATTAAACCAATAATTAACAAAAGCCCTAAGATACGACGCCACCCGTCTTCCACGTGAACAAATCGTTTGGATAAAACATTTAGTAGATTTTTGGTGGTGGCTTGTGTTATAAATACTCCATCCATTgataaatataagatgtttttaaTATTTTAATATAGATTACATATGACGATTGAAATAAGTGAACAAATACACTAAATCGTGTCTATGTACATTCGATTGAAATAAGTGAACATCTTATATttatggacggagggagtacatatgcaTAGCCGCCTTAAGAAGGTGGTGAAATGAAAACCAAAGTAGCTCCATCAGCCCAAAACACAGGCCGCACCAGAAAAAAGGAACCAGTcgcattattttcttttctttccttttctttgaaCCTTACTTTGAACCTGGTTGTGGTCCGATGTTTGTGCGGTTGCTTTATAAAACGGAAGACACCCTTTTTCGTCAAAAAAGAAAGTCCATCAGAAATAACATATTAAATGGAAAAACGGTTTTTGTGATGTTGAGCTGCGTATAAATTTCTATCTTTGATGTTGTAATTTGAAAGAAAGCAGTATATGTAAACAAACGGTTGTAACTCCCGCCTCGATTGAAGCACTGTCTCCCAAGCGAAGAGTGCACTTCAAAATCTACCTTGAAGACAGCAAACACTCGAGAACACATGAAGTAGACTATAAAGATTGTAAATATATTTGTCGTTTTATCGAGACTGCATTCAACTATCTAGATGATATAGATTTGTTTAAAAAGAAGGACTACTCCCAACCTCTGCGTACTGCTCCGtcggttcctaaatataagacattttaaagatttcattataagctacatatggatgtatgtagacatattttaagtatagattcattcatttcgcTCCGTATAACTAACACACGCACAGGAGcccacacacacacgcgcccaGCGCATGCACCACGGGCCGGACCCGACACGCCCAGCACACGCGACCGAGCCCGCCGTGGCTTATTCATGAGGTGATAAATTACTCATGACTTCTTTCAGGTGTAGTGGAGGGTGGAGAGGAGCAGGCTGTGGTCTCGTGGAGCAATACCATTGATGTGATAGGTGGGGAACTCTTCATCCGTTGCCTCCACCTTGTGTCCAGGTGGGACTACGGCGCCTCCATCGCCTCCCTCAACCGTGAATTCAATTCGGTGGTTCGCAACGGGGACATCTACCGCCTTCGTCGAAAGAATGGGGTGGCAGAGCACTGGCTCTACCTCTCTTGCAATAATGTTACGGAGTGGGATGCTTATGACCCGTCCACTGGGCGCTGGATCCACGTGCCCAAGATGCCACCGGCTCAAAGAGGAGTCTGGGAGTCGCTGGCTGTAGGAACCGAACTGCTGATGTTTGGGGCCTACGGAAGGGTTGCCTTGAGATATAGCATCCTTACCAATTCATGGACAGGGCTGGCTGATGCTGATGCTGATGCGATCAACACTGCGCGGTATGGGTTTGGGTCAGCAAGTGTCGGTGAGAAGGTGTACGTCGCGGGAGGCATGGATCCTTCTCATATTAATGTATTGAGCTCGGCAGAGATGTATGACTCGGAGACACATACTTGGACACCCCTTCCCAGCATGAATAGGGCCAGGTACGGATGCTCTGGCGCCTTCATGGACGGCAAGTTCTATGTGATCGGTGGTAATAGGAGTAGCGACGAGGTGCTGACTTGCGGTGAGGAGTATGACTTGAAACTGCGGTCATGGAGGGTCATCGACAACATGTCTCAGGGGCTCAACGAGACAGTCGATGGAGCTCCTCTGCTCCTTGCGGTTGTCAACAACGAGCTTTATGCTGCTGATTACAGTGAGAATAATGATTTGAAGCAGTATGATAAGCTGGACAACAAGTGGATCACTCTTGGGAAATTGCCTGTACAGTCGTGGGACAAATATTGCTGGGACATGGGTTTCCGAGCGTGTGGTGACCGGCTGATTGTTATTGGGCGTCCAAACGATTCAGCTGATGAGGAGGTGGTTGAGCTTCATTCGTGGACCCCGGATGGGCAACCGCCTGTGTGGAATTTGTTTGCCACACGGCCATACTGTGGCGGCCAGATTCTGTGCGCCGCGATGGGTTGCTGAGTCGGTCAACTGAATAAAGATAAAGGTTGGTTACTTACCTTGTACATACTCGATTTTGTACtgtataattttttttctttatccAGTTTGCTCTATATATGTGATTTGAATGACACGGAGTTTCCTTTCATATTTGCATGCAGTGCTGGCTGTGCCTCATTCTCAGTCTCAATTTCCTGGGAGTGCCCCGCTGATGATACAAAAAGAGTTGCAGAGAAAGTAAGAAACATCCCATTTTTCTTCATGTTTGTGTTCCAATAATGTTTTAACGCTTCCTACGGGCGTTCTGAtgatcttgatctccatcatccaaCTTTATCTTTACAGTAGAACACAACTCTCAGTTACTTTCCGAACATCGAATGCAGTCTCTAGCTTTCCCTCTATTTTTGTTCAAGATTTTTCAAACTCTGAATAAAAAACAATTTAGACCCTTCGATATTCAGTCAGCTGTTATGAAAATGTATTTACTCGTAGTTAATTTGGTATAGATTAATCTGCTCTAAGAGTGTAAAATCATGATTTTTCTTTCCAGTTGTTTATTTTTCTTTACAGTCGTTTCAACAACGTTCAACCGAAAATAAGGAAAGGCTGAACGTGTTTTTCCTGCTTTTACTGCACTTGCAATATTTCTCATGATTATAACCCAACGTTTGTTCGATTATAAAGGTGAATTACATAAACACATGTAGTCGTGATAAGAGATAGGAAGGAGACGGCTTGTTTATGCTCTACTTTCTTCATCCTGTCCAGAGCAAGAGATCATCAATGATTCAAAGATGCTATGGTGATTTTGTTGCATGATTGCCATAACATTTCTAGAGTCCCGTGCATAATGAGTGGAATGGAGTACCAAATGGCCGGATCCACGCAACCCGCGGCACGCGCGCTCATCATGAGGAAGTGAGTCGTGGCGGACGGCGGAGGaggagcacatgtacaactcattTTCCCAAGCTTTCAATGGCAGTGATAGAGCAGCCCTTATAAAGAAGTCTTACTCTTATTATTGTAGCAGCATGATACTAAACTTTCCATCATTTGTCGTACATTCACATGGGTCATAGAGATTAACCAGGGATTATCGTCTTATATGAGTCTAAGCCCATCTATAATCCAACATTAGGGAGGTCCAACAGAAATAAATGTTAAGAAGAATCTTACACTTTTTATATTACATGCAACCATATCATACATAGGTAAAAGTGTTGTTGCCGGAGCAAACAACAGTTCAATATGGCTGCCCTCGGGATTTCTCTGGGTCGCCATCCTCCAGTCAAAGAGGATAATAATATCAGCAAGACAACACAGAAGAATGAAATAATTAGATCTAGATGAATGCCAGATAATTAGATCTAGATGAATGCCAAATAAGTATTATTATTTTTCGCTCACCACCCTCCAATTAAAGAAGATTATAATATCAGCAACACAACACAGAAGAAGAAAATGGATTTAATCAACTGGCATAAACAACATACTAATTAATACAGAAACCCTTGTAATTACATTCTCATTCTTCTCccagtaatttcccccaaaattGATGACCAGTAACAAATGTAAAAGAAATTGGCTCCAACTTCAAAAATGGGACGCACGCTCCAACTCGACCGCCTGCTCGCTCCAAGGCTAACTAAAACCCTGGTAAAACCGAGAGGTCGGCTATCCCCTTTGTCAGACTCGCAACCTTTTGTAGCAGTGCCAAGCGATTGTTACGGATCTTCTCATCTTCCTGTTTCATGGGCATCACCAGATAAAAACAAGATTAATTAACCAAGGTAAATGTGCATATATACACTGTTCTTTTAATGGTAAAAATGAAATGGATCAGGAGATCTTGAAATGCATAGATTTGTGCTCACCGCCATCACGAAAACGTTGTTGAAGAAATCCTCCAGGGGCTGTATCAAGAGCAAAGAAGACTCGGCGAAGGTTTTGACGTCGACGCCTGCAAGAGCGGTGAACAGAGCACATGTGAGCGGAGCTGTATGAACCGCGGATCTGAGGCTTGCCGCATTGAGGAATGAAGATAGGCTTGTGTACCAGTATGGATCTTATTGGCAACCTCCAAGTAGGCGCTCCACAGGGCTTTTTCTTCGTCATTCTCGAATACGCTTGCATCGACCTGTGTGTCGCATTCGCGGTGAGGCAGGCCATTGATGGATACTACATCGGCAAGCTTACTTCATAATTCAAGCTGCACTCTGAGTTGTAATGACGATACGTATCGACGTAGAAAACAGCTAGTACCTCCCAAGCAGACTCAATTTTCTTTCCACGTATAATTCGAACTGGCCTTGAATATGCCTCGACGATTTTTGGGAAATCCTTGGTTCTTGAAAAAGCTTCCATCTGGAAATGTCCACATAGCAAGATCATCACCAAAAAAACTCAAGACGCTTCAATAAATTTCATGAAGGTCTCATAAGAATTGAAGGATCTCAAGTTTTAGCACTATATGATTTCTTACTTCAGCTGCCGTTTGTGATGCTAGATAAGGGCAGTTTGCACGCTCCATGAGCACCGACCGAACTATTTCGCAGTTAATTCCCTCATCCACCTGATAAAAGATAAGGAAATAATAAGTCATTTGAAAAGGACATGCAATTTACTCACATATAGGTTCCATCCGAGAGGGTAGAATACAAGAATCTTGTGTAACTATATTTGTTATGACAGGTCAAGGAGATACGTACCAGAAGTTGTTCCAGCCTCCGTGTTACAAATTGTACTACCTAAGAATAGTTTGATCAGGGTTGCCAAAACTATGTATCATGAACATACTACATAGTGATGAATCTGAAATACATACCAACCTCATTTATAATGTCACTGTCTATTCTGATAGGCTGCACCTCCGCCATCAAGGTCAAGGCCTTCGTGAGGTCAAAGTTCTTCTTGTTCTCAACCAATATTTAGACCTGTATAACATATATTATGAGAACATTTTACATGCAATGATATATGCAGTTTCAACTTCCCTTACCAGTCCATAAGAGATCCTTCTCAGTCCAAATGGATCATTCGAAGAACTTGGCTGGCATCCAGCTCCAAACAGACCCACTAGGCTGTCCAGTCTGTGAAAAAATATCATTATTAGAGTCAAGGTTCCTAAATTTAACAACTTTTTTTTTATTTAACATCTGAATAACAATGGCAATATATGTGAGGGAAGTACCTATCAGCAACTGCAAGGACTATACCAGCATCTGTTTTTAGAAATACGTCACCAGAGAACCTTGGAAGTGTTATCTCAAACAGTGCTTCCGCAAtctttgacatgaaaatttagtCAGCCAAAGTTGAGGAACCGCTTAACTTACCCTAttaagagcaagtctagtagaaccctcaaacccttaaaacaaaaaccagttttaagggttgagaattgcacatttttgacacttttaagggctgaaaaacaggggcaaagactagaaccctcaaacccaaccctcaaAATCGGAATACAGCCAGGACCGCGCGCGCCGGCTGCTGGAGCTCGCGCGCTGCTGCTGCGGCGGCGCCGCCGCGGCGAGCTCCTTCTGCggcagggagagggaaggggaggggcggctggcgcggcggccggggcgggcgcggcgggcgcgggggcggggcgcgacggcggccggggcgggcggggcgcgacggcggcctgggcgggcgcgggggcgcgacagccggggcgcggagggagcgcggggcggcggccggagcgcggggggaggcggggcggcggccggagcgcgggggtaggcgggccggcggcggccgAGGCATTTCCTCGCGCACACGGGGAACCAGCTGCCTCCCGCGCGAGGTGGAAAGTGGAGTACGGGTTGGGGGCAGTTTTCCCTCCCAACCCTTACTTTtacaggctgggaaggggtttgCGGGTTGGACCTTtaattttttttacgggtttaagggtttaagggttctagtctacgtcgttttgtcgacgaaaactgtaaaaaaacggttatttgagggtttgagggttctactagacttgctGTAAGAGCTGCCAAGAATGTATCACATTTGAAAAGAGTCAGCAACCTGTTCTGGAAGACCATCCCTTAAAGCGTAATGGCGTGCCATAATTCCAGCAAGTGAAGTGAATTCTGTAACAATAGAGGTGGCAAGATCTGACATAGCCAAGGTAGCTGCGTCTTTGACAACTGGGATCATCCTCTCATTTATTCCCAGAACAAGGGTCAACTCCGCAACAA
This region includes:
- the LOC123397631 gene encoding F-box/kelch-repeat protein At1g26930-like, encoding MRPPDMYDPGGSSSSSRPHGKQELQPEPEEAAEGAPRPTATPCARAKQRGYGLNMEERDVSTSKAHRSELKSLLAARGCAFSLPQLLVGGPDDVRKLHQTGGLRPLLDGAPKPCRALVCETHRRVGSEPCRECRNKMLDHGITIVEQEEDHRRLVLSYPTQGVVEGGEEQAVVSWSNTIDVIGGELFIRCLHLVSRWDYGASIASLNREFNSVVRNGDIYRLRRKNGVAEHWLYLSCNNVTEWDAYDPSTGRWIHVPKMPPAQRGVWESLAVGTELLMFGAYGRVALRYSILTNSWTGLADADADAINTARYGFGSASVGEKVYVAGGMDPSHINVLSSAEMYDSETHTWTPLPSMNRARYGCSGAFMDGKFYVIGGNRSSDEVLTCGEEYDLKLRSWRVIDNMSQGLNETVDGAPLLLAVVNNELYAADYSENNDLKQYDKLDNKWITLGKLPVQSWDKYCWDMGFRACGDRLIVIGRPNDSADEEVVELHSWTPDGQPPVWNLFATRPYCGGQILCAAMGC